In one window of Frigoriglobus tundricola DNA:
- a CDS encoding lactonase family protein, with protein sequence MLLSRFALVAAGLAGLGSAGSAAEHWVYLGVYTGKGATDSKGIYRSKFDDATGKLTPPELVAEMDSPSFVTIHPNKKFLYAVGEGGGKDGGPVVAFALDAKTGALTKLNEDKSGGSGPCHIAISPKGDFAAVANYGGGSTCVFAVEPDGTLGKRLGFVQHKANSKDKGRQGAPHAHFCAFNAAGDHLYTVDLGIDKVKVFHVSLKKGLEEDDEEDVTTPAGSGPRHMAFPPDGKGFYVCGELDSTVNVVKGGKVVQSLSTLPQPTPGNSTAECIVAPDGKFVYVSNRGHNSIAVFKVKDDKTLEGSGHITGDIKIPRNFNIDPSGKWMLIASQDGGKVGVWERDTATGGAKETGNTAKVSKCVCVKFVPVEK encoded by the coding sequence ATGTTGCTCTCGCGCTTCGCGCTCGTTGCGGCCGGGCTGGCCGGCCTCGGATCGGCCGGGTCCGCCGCCGAACACTGGGTCTACCTCGGCGTGTACACGGGAAAAGGCGCCACGGACAGTAAGGGCATCTACCGCTCGAAGTTCGACGACGCGACCGGCAAGTTGACCCCGCCGGAACTCGTGGCCGAAATGGACAGCCCGTCGTTCGTCACGATCCACCCGAACAAGAAGTTCCTCTACGCGGTCGGTGAGGGCGGCGGGAAGGACGGCGGCCCGGTGGTCGCCTTCGCGCTCGACGCGAAGACCGGCGCGCTCACCAAGCTCAACGAGGACAAGAGCGGCGGCAGCGGGCCGTGCCACATTGCCATCAGCCCGAAGGGCGACTTCGCGGCGGTCGCCAACTACGGCGGCGGGAGCACCTGCGTGTTCGCGGTGGAACCGGACGGCACGCTCGGCAAGCGGCTCGGGTTCGTGCAGCACAAGGCCAACAGCAAGGACAAGGGCCGGCAGGGCGCACCGCACGCCCACTTCTGCGCGTTCAACGCCGCCGGCGACCACCTGTACACCGTGGACCTGGGCATCGACAAGGTGAAGGTCTTCCACGTCAGCCTGAAAAAGGGTCTCGAGGAAGACGACGAGGAGGACGTGACGACGCCCGCCGGCAGCGGCCCGCGGCACATGGCCTTCCCGCCGGACGGCAAGGGCTTCTACGTGTGCGGCGAACTCGACTCGACGGTGAACGTGGTGAAAGGCGGAAAGGTGGTTCAGTCGCTCTCGACGCTGCCCCAACCGACGCCGGGCAACTCGACCGCGGAGTGCATCGTCGCGCCGGACGGCAAGTTCGTATACGTCTCGAACCGCGGGCACAACAGCATCGCGGTCTTCAAAGTGAAGGACGACAAAACCCTGGAGGGCTCCGGACACATCACCGGCGACATCAAGATCCCGCGCAATTTCAACATCGACCCGAGCGGCAAGTGGATGCTGATCGCGAGCCAAGACGGCGGCAAGGTGGGCGTGTGGGAGCGGGACACCGCCACCGGCGGCGCCAAGGAAACTGGTAACACCGCCAAGGTGAGCAAGTGCGTGTGCGTGAAGTTCGTGCCCGTTGAGAAGTAA
- a CDS encoding 3-keto-disaccharide hydrolase gives MRFLAAVAVCAFVLVLALQADEPRKTDGDGWIDLMTPAAWKKVDAGWIFTDEVALAPDAKNRADVRLKATKKDGGKVWVNGETGRLPNLITKQEFGDCEVHVEFLIAKGSNAGIKFHEVYEIQIIDSFGKKDLDGSGMGGIYPRANPLGGYLDKGVPPKVNASKPAGEWQTLTAVWKAPRFDAKGEKTTSAVMVKATLNGQAIHENVEVKTPTGGNWKNKETPTGAFMLQCDHGPTAWRNVRIKPMK, from the coding sequence ATGCGTTTCCTCGCCGCCGTCGCTGTGTGCGCTTTCGTGCTTGTCCTCGCTCTTCAGGCCGACGAGCCGAGGAAGACCGACGGGGACGGCTGGATCGATCTGATGACGCCGGCCGCGTGGAAGAAGGTCGATGCGGGGTGGATCTTCACCGATGAGGTGGCGCTGGCACCGGACGCGAAGAACCGGGCCGACGTGCGGTTGAAAGCCACCAAGAAAGACGGCGGTAAGGTGTGGGTGAACGGCGAAACTGGCCGGTTGCCGAACCTCATCACCAAGCAGGAGTTCGGCGACTGCGAGGTTCACGTCGAGTTCCTCATCGCGAAGGGCTCGAACGCGGGCATCAAGTTCCACGAGGTGTACGAGATCCAGATCATCGACAGTTTCGGCAAGAAGGATCTCGACGGTAGCGGCATGGGCGGCATCTACCCGCGAGCGAATCCGCTGGGCGGGTACCTCGATAAGGGCGTCCCGCCGAAAGTGAACGCGTCCAAGCCGGCCGGCGAGTGGCAGACGCTCACCGCCGTCTGGAAGGCCCCGCGGTTCGACGCGAAGGGCGAGAAAACGACGAGCGCCGTGATGGTGAAGGCGACGCTCAACGGTCAGGCGATCCACGAGAACGTCGAAGTGAAAACGCCGACCGGCGGCAACTGGAAGAACAAGGAAACGCCGACCGGCGCGTTCATGCTCCAGTGCGACCACGGCCCGACCGCGTGGCGGAACGTGCGGATCAAACCGATGAAGTGA
- a CDS encoding DPP IV N-terminal domain-containing protein: MLRTLTLLTALAVPSVVHAQPLRTVAEKSDYKATSKASDVLAFCEAIVKRGPTAKLDYFGTTNEGRKLPLLVIADPPVSSAEEAKKSGKLVVLAFANIHAGEVDGKEALLALARDLTDKTSHPLLKDLVVLLVPNLNADGNEKIDPKHRLGDNGPIDGAGTRQNAQGLDLNRDFIKLESPEIRALVKLVHTWDPAFIIDCHTTNGSHHRHTLTYDGPRYPSTDTDVAKWTLNTLFPAVTKKVKAATGFDIAPYGNFSRDRTKWETYPALPRYSIQYFALCGKVGILSESYSYATFKDRIDSTRAFVTACFEVAADKRNELVKLTEPPKPTRVPLRTETTAFKEKSTILGFEEVEKDGKRVLTDKHKEYSLDLVMRVTEKELVEPPFAYLVAPGHAAVLETLQRHGLQVEELREDIDLETESFLVTKVDTQPYAESKKYLLVTEAGGDWKRKTRRVPAGTVVVKTAQPRGLLAAFLLEPRSEDGLTTWGSFTKEMVPGRDFPVQRLPKAHPLALGAVRPLPETVTTNKPITEAVLLGRGGGFTFGFAGSPLSTGAWVDADHFLQVKEGKLLKVEARTGAGEPFTDPAKIKKSLSALKDVNEATADRLSKGTSFRTNPNRTAFLFDIGPDLGLAYFDGTPAVRLTKSAGPKEHVGFAPDGKRIAFVRGENLFAVDVEKQQEKQLTDDGGGDVFNAKGDWVYEEEIFNRSGRVYWWSPDGNQIAFLRFDDAPVKKFNLVELNTPQGRLESYAYPKPGDPNPTVKLGVVPADGGKPAFLDLTGYKPEETVIARVGWVPGSKTVFAYVQNRTQTWLDFVTWDSPDAKPKKLFRETTKAWVDDPGEPHYLPDGSFLFPSERSGWKHLYHYAPDGTLLAPITKGDWEVKEVLRLDAPEKTVYFTATFTSPTGLDLCRAAFGGETELVTDRGRSHRVSLAPKGPLYIDRFSDPHTPTCADVCEINKGSVRRLDTNPVYLRAEYTFGRYERVQIALKDGFVLEGAITYPPNFDKSKKYPVWLFTYGGPHTPTLSDEWGGGHIMEQTLATSGIISFRVDPRSASGKGARSAWACYKQLGVQELADLEEAVAWLAKNPYVDASRVGISGHSYGGFMAAYALTHSKTFSAGIASGAVTDWKLYDTIYTERYMLTPKENPEGYAKSSCVAAAKNLHGRLLIVHGMMDDNVHMQNSVQLVDALQRANKDFELMLYPHDRHGIGGAHYLKLQLEFIRRTMGVQK; this comes from the coding sequence GTGTTGCGCACCCTCACGCTGCTGACCGCGCTTGCGGTCCCGTCTGTCGTTCACGCTCAACCGCTGCGAACGGTCGCGGAGAAGAGCGACTACAAGGCCACATCGAAAGCCTCCGACGTACTGGCATTCTGCGAAGCGATCGTGAAACGCGGACCGACCGCGAAGCTCGATTACTTCGGCACGACGAACGAGGGCCGGAAGCTCCCCCTGCTGGTCATCGCCGACCCGCCCGTTTCCTCTGCCGAAGAGGCGAAGAAGTCCGGAAAGCTCGTCGTTCTGGCGTTCGCGAACATCCACGCCGGCGAAGTGGACGGCAAGGAAGCGCTGCTCGCGCTCGCTCGCGACCTCACGGATAAAACCTCTCACCCGCTGCTCAAAGACCTCGTCGTCCTGCTCGTTCCGAATCTGAACGCGGACGGGAACGAGAAGATCGACCCCAAGCACCGGCTCGGCGACAACGGCCCGATCGACGGTGCCGGTACGCGCCAGAACGCTCAGGGGCTCGACCTCAACCGCGACTTCATCAAGCTCGAATCGCCGGAGATTCGCGCGCTGGTGAAGCTGGTCCACACCTGGGACCCGGCGTTCATCATCGACTGCCACACCACCAACGGCAGCCACCACCGTCACACGCTCACCTACGACGGCCCGCGCTACCCGTCCACCGATACCGATGTCGCGAAGTGGACGCTCAACACGCTCTTTCCGGCCGTCACGAAGAAGGTGAAAGCCGCGACCGGGTTCGACATCGCACCTTACGGCAACTTCAGTCGAGACCGCACGAAGTGGGAGACCTACCCCGCCCTGCCCCGGTACAGCATCCAATATTTCGCACTGTGCGGCAAAGTCGGCATCCTGAGCGAATCGTACAGCTACGCGACGTTCAAAGACCGCATCGACTCCACCCGGGCCTTCGTGACCGCCTGCTTCGAGGTCGCGGCCGACAAGCGGAATGAACTCGTCAAACTCACGGAGCCGCCGAAGCCGACGCGGGTACCCCTCCGCACGGAGACGACGGCGTTCAAGGAGAAGTCCACGATCCTGGGCTTCGAGGAAGTCGAGAAGGACGGCAAGCGCGTTCTGACCGACAAGCACAAGGAGTACTCGCTCGATCTAGTCATGCGGGTGACGGAGAAGGAACTCGTCGAACCGCCGTTCGCGTACCTCGTGGCACCGGGTCACGCCGCCGTGCTGGAAACGTTGCAACGGCACGGCTTGCAGGTCGAAGAACTCCGCGAAGACATCGACCTCGAAACCGAATCGTTCCTCGTGACGAAGGTGGACACCCAACCCTACGCTGAATCGAAAAAGTACCTGCTCGTCACCGAAGCGGGGGGCGACTGGAAGCGCAAAACGCGCCGCGTGCCGGCCGGCACGGTCGTCGTGAAGACCGCACAGCCCCGCGGGCTGCTCGCGGCGTTCCTGCTGGAACCGCGCAGCGAAGACGGACTGACCACATGGGGGTCCTTCACCAAGGAAATGGTGCCCGGCCGCGACTTCCCCGTGCAACGGCTCCCGAAAGCGCACCCATTGGCTCTCGGCGCCGTCCGCCCGCTACCGGAAACCGTGACGACGAACAAACCAATCACGGAAGCCGTGCTCCTGGGCCGCGGCGGCGGGTTCACGTTCGGGTTCGCCGGTTCGCCGCTCTCAACGGGCGCGTGGGTGGACGCCGATCACTTCCTCCAGGTGAAAGAGGGCAAGCTCCTCAAAGTCGAGGCCCGCACCGGGGCGGGCGAGCCGTTCACCGATCCCGCGAAGATCAAGAAATCGCTCAGCGCGCTCAAAGACGTGAACGAGGCGACAGCGGACCGGCTCTCGAAAGGCACATCGTTCCGCACCAACCCGAACCGGACCGCGTTCCTGTTCGACATCGGGCCGGATCTGGGGCTCGCGTACTTCGACGGCACGCCGGCCGTGCGCCTCACGAAAAGCGCTGGCCCGAAAGAACACGTGGGCTTCGCACCGGACGGCAAACGGATCGCGTTCGTGCGGGGTGAAAACCTTTTCGCCGTAGATGTGGAGAAACAACAGGAAAAGCAACTCACCGACGACGGCGGTGGCGATGTGTTCAACGCCAAGGGCGACTGGGTGTACGAGGAGGAAATCTTCAACCGGAGCGGTCGGGTCTACTGGTGGTCGCCCGACGGGAACCAGATCGCCTTCCTCCGCTTCGACGACGCACCGGTGAAGAAATTCAACCTCGTCGAACTGAACACGCCGCAGGGCCGCCTGGAGAGTTATGCGTACCCGAAGCCGGGCGACCCGAACCCGACCGTGAAGCTCGGCGTGGTGCCAGCCGACGGCGGTAAGCCCGCGTTCCTCGACCTCACGGGGTATAAGCCCGAAGAGACGGTCATCGCCCGCGTCGGCTGGGTGCCCGGATCGAAGACGGTTTTCGCTTACGTTCAGAACCGCACGCAGACGTGGCTCGATTTCGTGACCTGGGATTCACCCGACGCCAAGCCGAAGAAACTGTTCCGCGAGACGACGAAGGCGTGGGTGGACGACCCCGGCGAACCGCACTACCTCCCGGACGGCTCGTTCCTGTTTCCCAGCGAGCGCTCGGGCTGGAAGCACCTGTACCACTACGCGCCGGACGGCACCCTGCTCGCCCCGATCACGAAAGGCGACTGGGAAGTGAAAGAGGTTCTCCGCCTCGACGCGCCCGAGAAGACCGTTTACTTCACGGCGACGTTCACCAGCCCGACCGGACTGGACCTGTGCCGCGCGGCCTTCGGGGGGGAAACGGAACTCGTCACCGACCGGGGCCGGTCGCACCGCGTTTCGCTCGCCCCGAAAGGGCCGCTCTACATCGACCGGTTCAGCGACCCGCACACGCCGACGTGTGCGGACGTGTGCGAGATCAACAAGGGGAGCGTGCGCCGGCTCGACACGAACCCGGTGTACCTCCGCGCTGAGTACACGTTCGGCCGGTACGAGCGGGTCCAGATCGCACTCAAGGACGGCTTCGTTCTGGAAGGCGCGATCACCTACCCGCCCAACTTCGACAAAAGCAAGAAGTACCCGGTGTGGCTCTTCACCTACGGCGGACCGCACACGCCCACCCTGAGCGACGAGTGGGGCGGTGGGCACATCATGGAGCAAACACTCGCGACCAGCGGCATCATCAGTTTCCGCGTGGACCCGCGCTCGGCCAGTGGCAAGGGCGCGCGGTCCGCGTGGGCGTGTTACAAGCAGCTCGGCGTGCAGGAACTCGCGGACCTGGAAGAAGCGGTCGCGTGGCTGGCGAAGAACCCCTACGTGGATGCGTCGCGGGTGGGCATCAGCGGACACAGCTACGGCGGGTTCATGGCCGCCTACGCGCTGACCCACTCGAAGACGTTCAGCGCCGGCATCGCGTCCGGGGCGGTGACCGACTGGAAGCTGTACGACACGATCTACACCGAGCGGTACATGCTGACGCCGAAGGAGAACCCCGAGGGCTATGCGAAATCGAGCTGCGTGGCCGCGGCGAAGAACCTTCACGGCCGGCTCCTCATCGTCCACGGGATGATGGACGACAACGTTCACATGCAGAACAGCGTGCAACTGGTGGACGCCCTCCAGCGGGCCAATAAGGACTTCGAGCTGATGCTGTACCCGCATGACCGGCACGGCATCGGCGGCGCGCACTACCTGAAGCTCCAACTGGAGTTCATCCGCCGCACGATGGGCGTGCAGAAGTAA
- the ychF gene encoding redox-regulated ATPase YchF, with translation MGFECGIVGLPNVGKSTLFNALLSTMQAEAANYPFCTIEPNVGRCAVPDARLAVLAKIAGSAKLIPTQLEFVDIAGLVRGASKGEGKGNEFLSHIRTVDAILYVLRCFEDPDIVHVEGSIDPLRDAEVIETELLLADLDSLEKRVPAAQKKAKGGDKTAAEQLGMMERAMKVLQDGKPASAVNPKDKAERKLLESLQLLTSKPVMFVCNVDEGSAATGNALSEKVAAMAAARGASSVVVSAKIEAEISVLPSEEEKREFLAGLGLEETGLAKVIKAGYRLLDLITYFTVGPKEAHAWTIVNGTLAPAAAGVIHTDFEAGFIRAETVGYDDYVQYSGEAGAKKAGRFRLEGKEYVVQDGDVLHFRFGP, from the coding sequence ATGGGCTTCGAGTGCGGAATCGTCGGCCTGCCGAACGTCGGGAAATCGACCCTGTTCAACGCGCTGCTCTCGACCATGCAGGCCGAGGCCGCGAACTACCCGTTCTGCACCATCGAGCCCAACGTCGGCCGCTGCGCGGTGCCCGACGCCCGGCTCGCGGTCCTCGCGAAGATCGCGGGGTCGGCGAAGTTGATCCCGACGCAGTTGGAGTTCGTGGACATCGCCGGGCTGGTCCGCGGCGCCAGCAAGGGCGAGGGCAAGGGGAACGAGTTCCTGTCGCACATCCGCACGGTGGACGCGATCCTGTACGTCCTCCGGTGCTTCGAGGACCCGGACATCGTCCACGTCGAGGGGTCCATCGACCCGCTGCGTGACGCCGAGGTGATCGAAACCGAACTGCTCCTCGCGGACCTCGACAGTCTGGAGAAGCGCGTCCCCGCGGCGCAAAAGAAGGCGAAGGGCGGCGACAAGACCGCCGCCGAACAGCTCGGCATGATGGAGCGCGCCATGAAGGTGCTCCAGGACGGCAAACCCGCCAGCGCGGTGAACCCGAAGGACAAGGCCGAACGCAAACTTCTGGAATCGCTCCAACTCCTTACGTCCAAGCCGGTGATGTTCGTGTGCAACGTGGACGAGGGCTCCGCGGCGACCGGCAACGCCCTGTCCGAGAAGGTGGCGGCGATGGCCGCGGCCCGCGGGGCATCGTCGGTGGTGGTGTCGGCGAAGATCGAGGCCGAGATTTCCGTGCTGCCGAGCGAGGAGGAGAAGCGCGAGTTCCTGGCCGGGCTGGGGCTCGAAGAGACGGGGCTGGCCAAGGTCATCAAGGCCGGCTACCGGCTGCTCGACCTCATCACGTACTTCACGGTCGGGCCGAAGGAGGCCCACGCGTGGACGATCGTGAACGGCACGCTCGCGCCGGCCGCCGCGGGGGTGATCCACACCGACTTCGAGGCCGGGTTCATCCGCGCCGAGACGGTCGGTTACGACGACTACGTGCAGTACAGCGGCGAAGCCGGCGCGAAGAAGGCCGGGCGCTTCCGACTCGAAGGCAAAGAGTACGTGGTGCAGGACGGCGACGTGCTGCACTTCCGCTTCGGCCCGTGA